One Sagittula stellata E-37 genomic window carries:
- a CDS encoding ABC transporter substrate-binding protein, with amino-acid sequence MKYILSTTAALALAAPAFAADDVTLQLKWVTQAQFAGYYVALENGYYEDADLNVTILPGGPDIAPTQVIAGGGADVIVEWMPAALAARENGLPLVNIAQPFKSSGMMLTCWGDVGIEEPADLADRTLGVWFFGNEYPFLSWMSQLGIKTDGKAEGSVEVLKQGFNVDPLLQRQADCISTMTYNEYGQVLDAGVSEDELITFKYQDQGVATMEDGLYVLEDNLSDEAFVDKMARFVSASMQGWKWAEENPKEAAMIVLDYDETGAQTEEHQIRMMGEVAKLTSGSNGALDEADYQRTVDTLLAGGSDPVITKAPEGAWTHAVSDKALQ; translated from the coding sequence ATGAAATACATCCTTTCCACCACCGCCGCGCTCGCGCTCGCCGCACCGGCCTTTGCCGCGGACGATGTCACGCTTCAGCTGAAGTGGGTCACACAGGCGCAGTTCGCGGGCTACTACGTGGCGCTGGAAAACGGCTACTACGAGGATGCCGACCTGAACGTCACGATCCTGCCCGGCGGCCCCGACATCGCGCCCACCCAGGTGATCGCGGGCGGCGGCGCCGACGTCATCGTCGAATGGATGCCCGCCGCGCTGGCGGCGCGCGAGAACGGCCTGCCGCTGGTCAACATCGCCCAGCCCTTCAAGTCGTCGGGCATGATGCTGACCTGCTGGGGCGACGTGGGCATCGAGGAACCGGCGGATCTCGCCGACCGCACGCTCGGCGTGTGGTTCTTCGGCAACGAATACCCCTTCCTGTCGTGGATGAGCCAGCTCGGCATCAAGACCGATGGCAAGGCCGAAGGCTCCGTCGAGGTGCTGAAACAGGGCTTCAACGTAGATCCGCTGCTCCAGCGCCAGGCCGACTGCATCTCGACCATGACCTACAACGAGTACGGCCAGGTCCTCGACGCGGGCGTGTCCGAAGACGAACTCATCACCTTCAAGTACCAGGACCAGGGCGTCGCCACGATGGAGGACGGCCTTTACGTGCTCGAAGACAACCTTTCGGACGAGGCCTTCGTCGACAAGATGGCGCGTTTCGTCTCCGCCTCCATGCAGGGCTGGAAATGGGCCGAGGAGAACCCGAAAGAAGCGGCGATGATCGTGCTCGACTACGACGAAACCGGCGCGCAGACCGAAGAGCACCAGATCCGGATGATGGGCGAAGTCGCCAAGCTGACGTCGGGCTCCAACGGCGCGCTGGACGAAGCCGACTACCAGCGCACGGTGGACACGCTGCTGGCGGGCGGCTCCGACCCGGTCATCACGAAAGCGCCGGAAGGCGCATGGACCCACGCGGTCAGCGACAAGGCGCTCCAGTAA
- a CDS encoding ABC transporter permease has product MTLILAALALWAAGFALNVALANGPARDTRAAQIAVPLIFGATLLAMWELIVRGAEVPTVILPPPSDIAERFAGNTGLLWRDFTQTILKGALSGYVIGNVAAFLTALLVDRSDYLRRGLLPLGNFMAALPIVGTAPILVMWFGFGWQSKAAVVVLMVYFPMLVNTVAGLSETTAMQRDLMKTYAATWGQTLWTLRLPAALPFIFNGLKITSTLALVGAIVAEFFGSPTLGLGFRISTSIGQLDLAMVWSAIVVAALAGTGFYGLITLIEKRMTFWHASTRGR; this is encoded by the coding sequence ATGACCTTGATCCTCGCAGCCCTCGCGCTCTGGGCCGCCGGTTTCGCGCTGAACGTGGCGCTCGCCAACGGACCTGCCCGCGACACGCGCGCCGCGCAGATCGCCGTGCCGCTGATCTTCGGCGCCACGCTGCTCGCCATGTGGGAACTCATCGTGCGCGGCGCCGAGGTCCCCACCGTGATCCTGCCGCCGCCCTCCGACATCGCGGAACGTTTCGCGGGCAACACCGGCCTCCTGTGGCGCGACTTCACGCAGACGATCCTCAAGGGCGCGCTCTCGGGCTACGTGATTGGCAACGTCGCGGCCTTCCTCACCGCACTGCTCGTCGACCGCTCCGACTACCTGCGGCGCGGGCTGCTGCCGCTCGGCAACTTCATGGCCGCCCTGCCCATCGTCGGCACGGCGCCCATCCTCGTGATGTGGTTCGGCTTCGGCTGGCAGTCAAAGGCCGCCGTGGTCGTGCTCATGGTCTATTTCCCGATGCTGGTGAACACCGTGGCCGGCCTGTCGGAAACCACCGCCATGCAGCGCGACCTGATGAAGACCTACGCCGCGACCTGGGGCCAGACGCTCTGGACCCTGCGCCTGCCCGCCGCCCTGCCCTTCATCTTCAACGGGTTGAAGATCACCTCGACCCTCGCGCTGGTCGGCGCCATCGTGGCAGAGTTCTTCGGCTCGCCGACCCTGGGCCTCGGCTTCCGCATCTCCACCTCGATCGGCCAGCTCGACCTGGCGATGGTCTGGTCGGCCATCGTGGTTGCCGCTTTGGCGGGCACCGGCTTCTACGGCCTGATCACGCTGATCGAAAAACGCATGACATTCTGGCACGCCTCGACCCGAGGCCGCTAA
- a CDS encoding GNAT family N-acetyltransferase — translation MIRLAETDDLPQCADVVNGWIDGTPWLQRATPAEKVREMFEGALRYRIIWVIGEPVEAYLSLDPANGHIGALNCRTPGLGHGSALLATAREGRDFLSVNALMANVRAQTFWRRNGFTALGIENETLPVPLRRLRMEWSRYGS, via the coding sequence ATGATCCGCCTGGCCGAAACCGACGACCTGCCGCAATGCGCAGACGTGGTGAACGGCTGGATCGACGGCACGCCATGGCTGCAACGCGCCACCCCGGCAGAGAAGGTCCGCGAGATGTTCGAAGGCGCGCTCCGGTACCGGATCATCTGGGTGATCGGCGAACCGGTCGAAGCCTACCTGTCCCTGGATCCCGCCAATGGCCACATCGGCGCGCTGAACTGCCGGACCCCGGGCCTAGGCCACGGCTCCGCCCTGCTGGCAACCGCCCGCGAGGGCCGTGACTTCCTCAGCGTCAACGCCCTGATGGCCAACGTCCGCGCCCAGACCTTCTGGCGGCGCAACGGCTTCACCGCGCTGGGGATCGAAAACGAAACGCTGCCGGTGCCGCTCCGCCGGCTGCGCATGGAATGGTCGAGGTACGGATCATGA
- a CDS encoding ABC transporter permease gives MSRFIPPLLGVVLALLALWYAAVVPMNVQETLTRAERAEIPVTPATAVERRDTGTWALVFGNLGALGESWSLDRPRLPAPHQVVAELYDSTVTEELTGRRGLVRSGSLSNRGLLYHAIVTLNATFVGFLIGTGLGIVLAIGIVHSRVMDMSVMPWAIVSQTIPIVALAPMIIVVLYSIGIQGLLPKAVISAYLSFFPVVVGMVKGLRSPDGMQMDLMRTYNAPTRDVLTKLRLPASVPYLFASLKIAIAASLVGAIVGELPVQKGGLGARMLAGSYYGQTAQIWAALLMAAGLAAVLVWAIGAVERRTLVRMGMSR, from the coding sequence ATGAGCCGCTTCATCCCCCCGCTCCTCGGCGTCGTGCTGGCGCTCCTGGCGTTATGGTACGCAGCCGTCGTGCCGATGAACGTGCAGGAGACCCTGACCCGCGCCGAACGTGCCGAAATACCCGTCACACCCGCCACCGCCGTGGAACGCCGGGACACCGGCACATGGGCGCTGGTCTTCGGCAACCTGGGCGCGCTCGGCGAAAGCTGGTCGCTCGACCGACCGCGCCTGCCCGCCCCACATCAGGTCGTGGCGGAACTCTACGACTCGACCGTCACCGAAGAGCTGACCGGGCGGCGCGGGCTGGTCAGGTCCGGGTCGCTGTCGAACCGCGGGCTTCTGTATCACGCCATCGTCACGCTGAACGCGACCTTCGTGGGCTTCCTGATCGGCACCGGGCTGGGCATCGTGCTGGCCATCGGCATCGTGCACAGCCGCGTCATGGACATGAGCGTCATGCCCTGGGCCATCGTCAGCCAGACCATCCCCATCGTGGCGCTGGCGCCGATGATCATCGTGGTGCTCTACTCCATCGGCATCCAGGGCCTGCTGCCCAAGGCGGTGATCTCGGCCTACCTGTCGTTCTTCCCTGTGGTGGTCGGCATGGTGAAGGGCCTGCGCTCGCCGGACGGCATGCAGATGGACCTGATGCGCACATACAACGCGCCGACCCGCGACGTGCTGACGAAGCTGCGCCTGCCGGCTTCGGTGCCCTACCTCTTCGCCTCGCTGAAGATTGCCATCGCCGCCAGCCTCGTGGGCGCCATCGTCGGAGAACTCCCGGTGCAGAAAGGCGGTCTCGGCGCGCGCATGCTGGCCGGCAGCTACTACGGCCAGACCGCTCAGATCTGGGCCGCGCTCCTGATGGCCGCCGGGCTCGCCGCGGTGCTGGTCTGGGCGATCGGCGCCGTGGAACGCCGCACGCTCGTCAGGATGGGCATGTCCAGATGA
- a CDS encoding thioesterase family protein, which translates to MLETETFLHPWTGHVDAPLRLVENVVRPAWVDEYSHMNMAHYLTVCDQANWAFFNWINDPMRMEARNGHEYVIVENHVTYCGELAEGCAFAIETQLLAHDAKCYILFHRVLDGSGQVAATNEVKMLGFNLRTRRPDPWGNTPARASRLSRTHIAACLLRPRVRTRSLSKPEDHGRSECDR; encoded by the coding sequence TTGCTGGAGACGGAGACTTTCCTGCATCCCTGGACCGGCCACGTGGACGCGCCGCTGCGGCTGGTGGAGAACGTGGTCCGGCCGGCGTGGGTGGACGAATACAGCCACATGAACATGGCGCATTACCTGACGGTCTGCGATCAGGCGAACTGGGCCTTCTTCAACTGGATCAACGATCCGATGCGGATGGAGGCGCGGAACGGCCACGAATACGTCATCGTCGAGAACCACGTCACCTACTGCGGAGAACTCGCCGAAGGCTGCGCCTTCGCCATCGAGACGCAACTCCTCGCCCATGACGCCAAATGCTACATCCTCTTCCACCGGGTGCTGGACGGATCGGGACAGGTGGCGGCGACAAACGAGGTCAAGATGCTGGGCTTCAATCTCCGCACCCGCCGCCCGGACCCATGGGGCAACACCCCGGCGCGCGCCTCGCGCTTGTCGCGGACGCACATCGCGGCCTGCCTGCTCCGGCCTAGGGTCAGGACTCGTTCTCTCTCAAAGCCAGAAGATCACGGTCGCAGCGAGTGCGATCGCTGA
- a CDS encoding alpha-amylase family glycosyl hydrolase: MTVPSTLTNRLHALLMRLYPDHDTEEVTARVVEAFWPEGTDPRGRARKPGNQLWSQKDALLITYGDSLIDGVYKPLDLLRDFLGQHLKGVVNGVHILPFFPFTSDDGFAVTDYRKVNPSLGDWPDIQRIASEWDLASDLVLNHVSSQGTWFNAYRQGQKPYDGFFFEASPEDDLSMVVRPRTTPLLQEVETANGVKNVWCTFSHDQIDLNFKNPEVLYEIIRIIRLHIEMGVKIVRLDAVAFVWKQPGTTCIHLPQTHAIVQLLRVLADFAREPVVLLTETNVPKAENLSYFGQLNEAHWIYNFPLPPLILHAMLSGDAHFLSNWLRSMPPAPHGCAYLNFTASHDGIGMRPAEGLLPDEEIARMISTVQDSGGRASMRALPNGGTSVYELNATFFSALSRTYRGDTANHIARFLCSQTIVMSIEGVPAFYIHAMLGTENDIDGVERRGMNRAINRHRWDYTDLRKRIKDPETPQGQVLPALKERLKLRAKQPAFHPNATNFTLNVDDRVFCVWRQSINREQSIFALHNVSAETVDLPPRALNLIADEDWIDLLSGETLHPEEDGVTLAPYQCRWITNRG; this comes from the coding sequence ATGACCGTTCCATCGACCCTGACGAACCGCCTGCATGCGCTGCTCATGCGCCTCTACCCCGACCACGACACCGAAGAGGTGACCGCCAGGGTCGTCGAGGCCTTCTGGCCCGAAGGCACGGATCCACGCGGACGCGCCCGCAAGCCCGGCAACCAGCTCTGGAGCCAGAAGGACGCGCTGCTGATCACCTACGGCGACAGCCTGATCGACGGCGTCTACAAGCCGCTGGACCTGTTGCGCGACTTCCTTGGCCAGCACCTGAAGGGCGTGGTCAACGGCGTGCACATCCTGCCGTTTTTCCCCTTCACCTCGGACGACGGCTTTGCGGTGACCGACTACCGCAAGGTGAACCCCTCGCTGGGCGACTGGCCCGACATCCAGCGCATCGCCTCGGAATGGGATCTTGCCTCCGACCTCGTGCTGAACCACGTCTCGTCGCAGGGCACGTGGTTCAACGCCTACCGGCAGGGGCAGAAGCCCTACGACGGGTTCTTCTTCGAGGCCTCGCCGGAGGACGACCTGTCGATGGTCGTGCGCCCGAGGACGACGCCGCTTCTGCAGGAGGTCGAGACGGCGAACGGCGTCAAGAACGTCTGGTGCACCTTCAGCCACGACCAGATCGACCTGAACTTCAAGAACCCCGAAGTCCTCTACGAGATCATCCGCATCATTCGTCTGCACATCGAGATGGGGGTGAAGATCGTCCGCCTCGACGCCGTGGCCTTCGTCTGGAAACAGCCCGGAACGACCTGCATCCACCTGCCGCAGACCCACGCCATCGTGCAGCTTCTGCGGGTGCTGGCGGACTTCGCCCGCGAACCGGTCGTGCTCTTGACCGAAACCAACGTGCCCAAGGCCGAGAACCTCAGCTACTTCGGCCAACTGAACGAGGCGCACTGGATCTACAACTTCCCGCTGCCGCCGCTGATCCTGCACGCCATGCTCTCGGGGGACGCGCATTTCCTGTCGAACTGGCTGCGCTCCATGCCGCCCGCGCCGCACGGCTGCGCCTACCTGAACTTCACCGCCTCGCACGACGGCATCGGGATGCGCCCCGCCGAAGGCCTGCTGCCGGACGAGGAAATCGCGCGCATGATCTCTACCGTGCAGGACAGCGGCGGGCGGGCGTCGATGCGGGCGCTGCCGAACGGCGGCACATCGGTCTACGAGCTGAACGCCACCTTCTTCTCGGCCCTGTCGCGGACCTATCGCGGCGACACCGCCAACCACATCGCGCGCTTCCTGTGTTCGCAGACCATCGTCATGTCGATCGAAGGGGTGCCCGCCTTCTACATCCACGCGATGCTGGGCACGGAGAACGACATCGACGGCGTCGAACGCCGTGGCATGAACCGCGCCATCAATCGCCACCGCTGGGACTACACGGACCTGCGCAAGCGCATCAAGGACCCGGAGACCCCGCAGGGCCAGGTCCTGCCCGCCCTGAAGGAGCGGCTGAAGCTCCGCGCGAAACAGCCCGCCTTCCACCCCAACGCCACGAACTTCACGCTGAACGTCGACGACCGCGTGTTCTGCGTCTGGCGGCAGTCGATCAACCGCGAGCAGTCGATCTTTGCCCTGCACAACGTGAGCGCCGAAACGGTGGACCTGCCGCCCCGCGCGCTCAACCTGATCGCGGACGAGGACTGGATCGACCTGCTGTCTGGCGAGACGCTGCACCCCGAGGAGGACGGCGTGACGCTCGCCCCCTACCAGTGCCGCTGGATCACCAACCGGGGCTGA
- a CDS encoding HAD-IIB family hydrolase — translation MGLIVFTDLDGTLLDHDTYSWEAARPALDALKERGVPLVLATSKTAAEVAPLHADLGLGDTPAIVENGAGFYRPADGVAQDAGDHAHIRRALADLAPELRAGFRGFADMTAEEIAEVTGLGLDGARRAGQRCFSEPGIWSGADDTRAAFLSGLGMYGVRGRSGGRFLTLSLGRTKADAMAELAREMGASRTIALGDAPNDIEMLQTADIGVVVRNDHGPGLPLLEGEDAGRILRTDLTGPAGWAAAMLSLLDDYDAKDPAHG, via the coding sequence ATGGGTTTGATCGTGTTCACCGATCTCGACGGCACCTTGCTGGACCATGACACGTATTCCTGGGAGGCGGCGCGTCCGGCGCTCGATGCGCTGAAGGAACGGGGCGTTCCGCTGGTCCTCGCGACCTCCAAGACCGCCGCGGAAGTTGCCCCGCTTCACGCCGATCTTGGCCTTGGCGACACGCCCGCCATCGTGGAGAACGGCGCCGGGTTCTACCGGCCCGCCGACGGTGTGGCGCAGGACGCCGGGGATCACGCCCACATCCGCCGCGCCCTTGCCGATCTGGCGCCGGAACTCCGGGCCGGGTTCCGGGGTTTCGCCGACATGACCGCAGAGGAGATCGCGGAGGTGACGGGACTTGGCCTCGACGGCGCAAGACGCGCCGGGCAGCGGTGTTTCTCCGAACCGGGGATCTGGTCGGGCGCGGACGACACCCGCGCCGCCTTCCTGTCCGGGCTTGGCATGTATGGCGTGCGCGGGCGCAGCGGCGGCCGTTTCCTGACCCTCTCGCTGGGCCGCACGAAGGCGGATGCCATGGCTGAACTTGCCCGCGAAATGGGCGCATCCCGGACAATTGCGCTTGGCGACGCGCCCAACGACATCGAGATGCTGCAGACGGCTGACATCGGCGTCGTCGTGCGCAACGATCACGGGCCGGGCCTGCCCCTGCTGGAGGGCGAGGACGCGGGGCGCATCCTGCGCACTGACCTGACCGGCCCCGCAGGTTGGGCGGCGGCGATGCTGTCGCTTCTTGACGATTACGACGCGAAGGATCCCGCGCATGGCTGA
- a CDS encoding enoyl-CoA hydratase-related protein: MAEVTVGVRGRVLEVVLKRGKVNAIDAATSRALGAAFLRLQEDDALSVGIVTAEGRFFSAGWDLKAAQDGEDPEADMGPGGFAGLTEFWDLTKPVIAAVNGTALGGGFELALAADMIVAAEGVEFGLPETSIGLVPDSGGVIRLPRRLPRAVAMEMLMTARRAGAEELLRWGVINAVVPADALMAQARALADRVAACAPLSLRAVKEIARATEGLGERDAFALMRAGGLEAYARLYDSADAKEGVAAVMEKRSPVWTGR, translated from the coding sequence ATGGCGGAAGTGACGGTCGGGGTGCGCGGGCGCGTGCTCGAAGTGGTGCTGAAACGGGGCAAGGTGAACGCCATCGACGCGGCGACGTCACGAGCGCTCGGCGCCGCCTTCCTGCGCCTGCAGGAGGACGACGCCCTGTCGGTGGGCATCGTTACCGCCGAAGGGCGCTTCTTCTCCGCCGGTTGGGATCTCAAGGCCGCGCAGGACGGCGAGGACCCGGAGGCCGACATGGGCCCCGGCGGCTTCGCGGGCCTGACGGAATTCTGGGACCTGACGAAACCGGTCATCGCCGCGGTGAACGGCACGGCGCTGGGGGGCGGGTTCGAACTGGCGCTGGCGGCGGACATGATCGTCGCCGCCGAAGGGGTGGAGTTCGGCCTGCCCGAGACGTCGATCGGCCTGGTGCCGGATTCCGGCGGTGTGATCCGCCTGCCGCGTCGCCTGCCGCGCGCCGTGGCGATGGAGATGCTGATGACCGCCCGACGCGCCGGGGCAGAGGAATTGCTGCGCTGGGGCGTGATCAATGCCGTGGTGCCCGCCGATGCGCTGATGGCGCAGGCCCGCGCGCTGGCCGACCGCGTCGCCGCCTGCGCACCGCTCTCGCTGCGCGCGGTGAAGGAAATCGCCCGCGCCACGGAGGGCCTCGGCGAACGGGACGCTTTCGCCCTGATGCGCGCTGGCGGGCTGGAGGCCTACGCCCGGCTCTACGACAGCGCGGACGCGAAGGAAGGCGTGGCAGCGGTCATGGAAAAGCGCAGCCCCGTCTGGACGGGACGCTGA
- a CDS encoding ABC transporter ATP-binding protein, which yields MTAQPVIQAQNLDLTFQTADGPVHALKDVSLDIPKGAFVSFIGPSGCGKTTFLRCMAALEHPTGGTLTVNGMTPDEARRSRAYGYVFQAAGLYPWRTIGRNIALPLEIMGYARAERQQRIARVLDLVELSGFEKKFPWQLSGGMQQRASIARALAFDADILLMDEPFGALDEIVRDRLNEEVLRLWDKTGKTIAFVTHSIPEAVYLSTHIVVMSPRPGRITDVIESPLPKDRPLDIRDTPEFIEIAHRVREGLRAGYDE from the coding sequence ATGACAGCCCAACCGGTGATCCAGGCACAGAACCTGGACCTGACCTTCCAGACGGCCGACGGCCCGGTCCACGCGCTGAAGGATGTCTCCCTCGACATCCCCAAGGGCGCCTTCGTGTCGTTCATCGGCCCCTCGGGCTGCGGCAAGACCACCTTCCTGCGCTGCATGGCCGCGCTCGAACACCCAACCGGCGGGACGCTGACGGTGAACGGCATGACCCCGGACGAGGCCCGCCGGTCCCGCGCCTACGGCTACGTCTTCCAGGCGGCGGGGCTCTACCCGTGGCGCACCATCGGGCGCAACATCGCCCTCCCGCTCGAAATCATGGGCTACGCCAGGGCCGAGCGGCAGCAACGCATCGCCCGCGTGCTGGACCTCGTCGAGCTTTCCGGTTTCGAGAAAAAATTCCCCTGGCAGCTGTCCGGCGGCATGCAGCAGCGCGCGTCCATCGCCCGCGCCCTGGCCTTCGACGCCGACATCCTCCTGATGGACGAACCTTTCGGCGCCCTCGACGAGATCGTCCGCGACCGCCTGAACGAGGAGGTCCTGCGCCTCTGGGACAAGACCGGCAAGACCATCGCCTTCGTCACCCACTCGATCCCCGAGGCGGTCTATCTCTCGACCCACATCGTTGTCATGAGCCCGCGCCCGGGCCGGATCACCGACGTGATCGAAAGCCCCCTGCCGAAGGACCGCCCGCTCGACATCCGCGACACGCCCGAATTCATCGAGATCGCCCACCGCGTCCGCGAAGGGCTGCGCGCGGGGTACGATGAATGA
- a CDS encoding GNAT family N-acetyltransferase has protein sequence MTAIRAATLADMPACARIVHDWERASGYIHDTPDVATLTGHLTTAFPARDIHVVGDPVAGYLSVDPAEDKIGALYLTRPGQGTGKRLMDLAKTSRDRLWLTVYVPNTRAQTFYRREGFVETARLDADRDGAPQMLRMDWTRAEGTS, from the coding sequence ATGACAGCGATCCGCGCCGCCACCCTTGCCGACATGCCCGCCTGCGCGCGGATCGTGCACGACTGGGAGCGCGCCAGCGGATACATCCACGACACGCCCGACGTCGCGACGCTGACCGGCCACCTGACAACGGCCTTCCCGGCCCGCGACATCCACGTGGTGGGCGATCCGGTCGCGGGTTACCTCTCCGTCGACCCGGCCGAAGACAAGATCGGCGCGCTCTACCTGACCCGCCCCGGCCAGGGCACCGGCAAGCGGCTGATGGACCTCGCCAAGACGAGCCGCGACCGCCTCTGGCTCACGGTCTACGTGCCCAACACCCGGGCGCAGACGTTTTACCGCCGCGAAGGCTTCGTGGAGACCGCCCGCCTCGACGCCGACCGCGACGGCGCGCCGCAGATGCTGCGGATGGACTGGACCCGCGCGGAGGGCACGTCATGA
- a CDS encoding IS5 family transposase (programmed frameshift), translating into MSDLYWLSDAQMARLEPYFPKSHGKPRVDDRRVLSGIIFINRNGLRWRDAPREYGPHKTLYNRWKRWSDRGVFARIMAGLAGEHGEETTVMIDATHLKAHRTASSLGGEKGGRGRLIGRTKGGMNTKLHAVCDSHGRPIDLFLTAGPVSDYIGARALVGGLPDVKWLLGDRGYDADWFREALQDKKIRPCIPGRTKRKTPVPYDKRRYKRRNRIEIMFGRLKDWRRVATRYDRCPKTFFSAIALAATVIFWL; encoded by the exons ATGTCTGATCTCTACTGGTTGAGCGATGCGCAGATGGCGCGTCTGGAGCCTTACTTCCCCAAGTCGCACGGCAAGCCCCGGGTTGATGACCGGCGCGTTCTGAGCGGTATTATCTTTATCAATCGCAATGGATTGCGGTGGCGAGATGCGCCAAGGGAATACGGCCCGCACAAGACACTCTACAACCGCTGGAAGCGGTGGAGCGATAGAGGCGTCTTCGCCCGGATCATGGCCGGGCTGGCGGGCGAGCATGGTGAGGAGACGACCGTGATGATCGACGCAACTCATCTGAAGGCCCATCGCACGGCGTCCAGCCTGGGCG GTGAAAAAGGGGGGCGTGGACGGCTGATTGGCCGGACGAAGGGAGGCATGAACACGAAGTTGCACGCCGTCTGCGACAGCCATGGCCGGCCCATCGACCTGTTCCTGACTGCCGGCCCCGTCAGCGACTACATCGGGGCGCGTGCGCTGGTCGGCGGGCTGCCAGACGTGAAATGGCTGCTCGGAGATCGCGGCTACGATGCCGACTGGTTCAGAGAAGCCTTGCAAGACAAGAAGATACGCCCTTGCATCCCGGGCCGGACGAAACGGAAGACGCCCGTCCCGTACGACAAGCGCAGGTACAAGCGTCGCAACCGGATCGAGATCATGTTCGGCAGGCTCAAGGATTGGAGACGGGTGGCGACCCGTTATGACCGATGCCCAAAGACCTTCTTCTCAGCGATCGCACTCGCTGCGACCGTGATCTTCTGGCTTTGA